A region of the Flintibacter sp. KGMB00164 genome:
CCAGAGCCGAGCCGATGATAAAGGTGATGGAAATGACGGAGTTGATTTTGATGCCCATGAGCTGGCTGGTCTCAAAGTCCTTGGCCACCGCCCGCATGGCCATGCCCACCTTGGTGCGGTTGATAAGCAGGGTGAGCAGGATGACCAGGGCCACCACCAGAACGGGGGTGAGCAGCACCACCCACTTGATGGAGGTGCCGGCCACGGTGATGGTGTCGGACAGGAAGGGGAGAGAGGGGTAGATCATGGGCTGACCGCCGGTGACGTAGGTGGCGGTGTTCTGGAGCAGGTAGCTCACGCCGATGGCGGAGATCATCACGCTCATACGGGGGGCGGAGCGCAGGGGCTTGTAGGCCACACGCTCAATGCAGAAGCCAAGAACCACCGTCAGGATAACCACCAAGGGCATAGCTACATACAGGGGGAAGGTGGCGCTCAGGTAGATGCCCAAGAGGCCGGCCACCATGAACACGTCGCCGTGGGCGAAGTTAATGAGGCGCAAAATGCCGTAGACCATGGTGTAGCCGATGGCGATGAGGGCGTATTGGCCGCCCACCGAAATGCCGAAAAGCAGGGTGGAGATAAAAAATTCCATGGAATTTCCTCCTCAGTCAAAGTTTTGCTGGACAGTCCCAAAAAGAGGGGGAGACCGCCTCCTTTTGGGGCGGCCCAGCGGGAGGTGGATACAGAATTGGCGGGGACCCGAGGGGGCCCCCGCCAAACCGTAAATCAAATCAATTGCGGGGCGGGGAGCTTACTTCGCTACCGTCTGCTGAGTCTCCAGCTCCCAGGCACCGTCGTTGGT
Encoded here:
- a CDS encoding branched-chain amino acid ABC transporter permease; amino-acid sequence: MEFFISTLLFGISVGGQYALIAIGYTMVYGILRLINFAHGDVFMVAGLLGIYLSATFPLYVAMPLVVILTVVLGFCIERVAYKPLRSAPRMSVMISAIGVSYLLQNTATYVTGGQPMIYPSLPFLSDTITVAGTSIKWVVLLTPVLVVALVILLTLLINRTKVGMAMRAVAKDFETSQLMGIKINSVISITFIIGSALAAIGSMLYFTTYSSVVPTVGSMPGLKAFVAAVFGGIGSIPGAVIGAFLIGICENFVKILPFEGATTFVDAFTFALLIIILVFKPTGLFGEKATDKV